A section of the SAR324 cluster bacterium genome encodes:
- the rbsK gene encoding ribokinase, translating to MKPVVILGIFVADLAFRTPRMPVMGETVIGPLFKLGPGGKGSNQAIAAKRAGAEVSFIAMLGEDAFAKIALDLYSTEGVNTEYVFRTEEQDTGAADIIIDDVTGNNAIIVVIGAAGLLGPEHVEQATSRIAEASVFMTNFEVSSPAVNRGLEIAKAHGVPTILNPAPATEVPLEIFALADYATPNETEASSFTGIQVNDANDARKAALKLREMGVGTALITLGEKGCYVLNDELDEHIPAFDMTGKVVETTGAGDAFNGGFAHALASGKSLRDAILFGSATAALSVTKTGTAPAMPTNTEIQSLLNTGT from the coding sequence ATGAAGCCAGTCGTAATTTTAGGTATTTTCGTTGCTGATCTCGCCTTCCGCACACCAAGAATGCCTGTGATGGGCGAAACAGTGATTGGTCCCCTATTTAAACTTGGACCTGGGGGGAAGGGATCTAATCAGGCGATAGCTGCCAAAAGAGCTGGGGCAGAAGTTAGCTTCATTGCAATGCTTGGTGAAGATGCCTTCGCAAAAATCGCTCTTGATTTGTATTCCACTGAAGGCGTCAACACCGAGTATGTTTTCCGCACAGAAGAACAGGACACGGGAGCTGCGGATATTATTATTGATGATGTTACCGGCAATAATGCGATCATTGTCGTGATCGGAGCTGCTGGATTACTTGGCCCAGAGCATGTAGAGCAAGCGACCTCCAGAATCGCTGAAGCATCGGTCTTCATGACTAACTTTGAGGTCTCTTCACCTGCTGTTAATCGAGGATTGGAGATTGCCAAAGCTCATGGTGTTCCAACCATTCTCAACCCAGCGCCCGCTACGGAAGTCCCCTTAGAGATCTTTGCTCTCGCAGATTATGCAACTCCCAATGAAACGGAGGCCTCATCATTCACAGGTATTCAGGTGAATGATGCCAATGATGCTAGAAAAGCAGCTTTGAAATTACGCGAGATGGGTGTTGGTACCGCCTTAATCACCCTAGGTGAGAAAGGTTGCTATGTGCTTAATGATGAATTAGATGAACACATCCCAGCCTTCGATATGACTGGGAAAGTTGTTGAAACGACCGGAGCAGGAGACGCCTTCAATGGCGGATTTGCACATGCCTTAGCCAGTGGTAAGTCCCTGCGTGATGCCATCTTATTTGGGTCTGCTACAGCGGCCCTGTCGGTAACCAAGACAGGAACGGCTCCTGCTATGCCAACAAATACTGAAATCCAATCACTACTCAATACCGGAACCTAA
- a CDS encoding sugar ABC transporter permease, protein MRDWSRHVFIWPATLVVLLVTLFPLVYTLDLSFQNSRLVPPLPPKYIGFGNYTKLFGQERFWSVIGNTSIFVFVSVTLQYILGFAIALALHSKVAGEKLYRITFLLPMLMTPIAVALLWKTMFNQQFGPLNQVFTFFGYANPPFLTENIWSYGSLITVEVWQWTPFVILMMLAGLQSLPADIFEAARLENASSLQMFLGITFPMLLPLSAAVIFIRIVEAFKIIDTVYIMTGGGPGIATETLTLFAYQEGLKKFNLGYTSAISFLFLIFIIIFGLIYMVILKPQIEKRR, encoded by the coding sequence ATGAGAGATTGGTCTCGTCATGTTTTCATTTGGCCGGCTACGCTAGTTGTCTTGCTTGTTACACTTTTCCCGCTTGTCTACACTCTGGACTTGAGTTTTCAAAACTCCAGACTTGTTCCACCATTACCTCCTAAATACATTGGTTTTGGAAACTACACTAAACTATTTGGACAAGAAAGATTTTGGTCTGTCATTGGAAATACAAGTATTTTTGTTTTTGTATCTGTAACTTTACAATATATTTTGGGGTTCGCTATCGCGCTGGCATTACATAGTAAAGTTGCAGGAGAGAAACTCTATCGAATTACTTTTCTTCTACCAATGCTGATGACACCAATTGCAGTAGCATTGTTATGGAAGACTATGTTCAATCAACAGTTCGGTCCCTTAAACCAAGTATTTACATTCTTTGGCTATGCGAATCCACCTTTTCTTACTGAAAATATTTGGAGTTATGGGTCTCTGATAACTGTGGAAGTTTGGCAATGGACTCCATTTGTTATCTTAATGATGCTTGCTGGTTTGCAGTCTTTACCTGCTGATATTTTTGAAGCAGCTCGGTTAGAGAATGCCTCCTCTTTACAAATGTTTTTAGGAATCACTTTCCCAATGCTTTTGCCTCTGTCAGCTGCGGTTATATTTATTCGTATTGTAGAGGCTTTTAAAATTATAGATACAGTTTATATCATGACAGGAGGAGGGCCGGGTATCGCTACAGAAACACTGACTCTTTTCGCTTATCAAGAAGGATTAAAGAAGTTTAATCTCGGCTACACTTCTGCGATAAGCTTTTTATTTCTGATTTTTATCATCATTTTTGGATTGATTTACATGGTTATATTAAAACCCCAAATCGAGAAAAGACGTTGA
- a CDS encoding ribokinase, giving the protein MVVGAANLDRMVYVDQLPAVGATIMGQGYEEHPGGKGSNQAVAASLWGTQTQFVGCLGEDEAGTILREAMLSAGVNLDLLQTHPIGSGLALDFVDQFGRYQAVVISRANKYVTSDFLKPDPAFWKDIGLVVQQLEIPFETVNAVGRMALNFDVPVLLNAAPVANIPKSWWDWINMLVVNEVEASALTGLEIQNPQDAEIAAQQLHKHCPNVLITLGEKGVLLSNAEVVDHLQASKVPVVSTLGAGDAFVGVFAAEWVRHQDLWQAAELANRAAAASVQRSGAQVSYVRREEFKNWGLA; this is encoded by the coding sequence TTGGTTGTTGGTGCCGCTAACTTGGACAGGATGGTCTACGTTGATCAGTTACCTGCTGTTGGAGCAACAATCATGGGGCAAGGATATGAAGAGCACCCTGGTGGTAAGGGTTCCAATCAAGCAGTTGCAGCCTCTTTGTGGGGCACACAGACCCAATTCGTTGGTTGTCTTGGTGAAGATGAGGCAGGAACCATCTTGCGAGAGGCCATGCTCAGTGCCGGGGTGAATTTAGATCTTCTGCAAACTCACCCTATCGGGTCAGGCCTAGCGCTTGACTTTGTTGACCAGTTCGGTCGCTACCAGGCTGTTGTGATTTCAAGAGCAAACAAATATGTTACATCTGATTTTCTCAAGCCAGATCCCGCATTCTGGAAAGACATTGGCTTGGTGGTTCAGCAACTAGAAATTCCATTCGAAACAGTTAATGCTGTTGGAAGAATGGCTCTGAATTTTGACGTGCCTGTCCTTTTAAATGCTGCACCTGTTGCCAACATTCCTAAGTCATGGTGGGATTGGATCAACATGCTAGTCGTCAATGAAGTGGAAGCCTCTGCCTTAACTGGCCTTGAAATCCAAAATCCTCAAGACGCAGAAATAGCAGCACAGCAGCTTCACAAACATTGCCCAAATGTCTTAATCACTCTTGGAGAAAAAGGTGTCTTATTGAGCAATGCAGAGGTTGTCGATCACCTTCAAGCCTCTAAAGTTCCTGTTGTCAGTACTCTCGGTGCCGGGGATGCTTTTGTGGGGGTATTTGCAGCCGAATGGGTAAGGCATCAAGATCTTTGGCAAGCAGCAGAGTTGGCAAATCGAGCTGCGGCTGCCAGCGTTCAGCGTTCAGGAGCGCAGGTTTCTTATGTGCGACGAGAAGAATTCAAAAATTGGGGATTGGCTTGA
- a CDS encoding RbsD/FucU domain-containing protein: MLKNIHPLLSADLLYILRSMGHGDELILADCNFPSASVAAHTVTGELINMNGVDIPETAGAILSVFPLDSFVEHAVLRMEVVGNPDELVPCHTDMKRVVKETSGDQWKMGSIERFAFYERARNAYAVVCAGNERRPYGCFVLVKGVLDPDGNVV, encoded by the coding sequence ATGCTGAAAAACATTCATCCGCTGCTAAGCGCTGATCTGCTTTACATTCTTCGCTCTATGGGTCATGGAGATGAATTGATCCTGGCTGACTGCAATTTTCCATCAGCATCAGTTGCTGCACATACTGTCACCGGTGAGTTGATCAACATGAACGGGGTCGATATCCCTGAGACAGCAGGGGCGATTCTTTCCGTTTTCCCGCTGGATAGCTTCGTTGAGCATGCTGTGCTAAGGATGGAAGTCGTGGGGAATCCTGATGAGTTGGTCCCTTGTCACACGGATATGAAACGAGTCGTGAAAGAGACCTCAGGCGATCAGTGGAAAATGGGTTCGATTGAACGCTTTGCCTTTTACGAGAGAGCACGCAATGCATACGCTGTCGTTTGTGCTGGAAATGAGAGGAGACCCTATGGCTGCTTTGTCTTGGTAAAAGGGGTCTTAGATCCAGACGGGAACGTAGTCTGA
- a CDS encoding carbohydrate ABC transporter permease: MNKNSNQKIITQILCIAWLIFTLFPLYWIFVTSFKSPIAVTGGPTYLPWIDFEPTLDAWSDAFSGSRGNFFGTFFNSVWISIAASLIAVVFGSMAAYALVRFTFKVRLLAGVVFAASGMGCYILAKEIFNWKDTTSMGFSFLCALILSITSNRLPLPGPILKNN; encoded by the coding sequence ATGAATAAAAATTCAAATCAAAAAATCATTACCCAAATTTTATGTATTGCTTGGCTAATATTCACTCTATTCCCACTCTATTGGATATTTGTCACATCATTCAAATCACCAATTGCCGTTACTGGTGGACCAACTTACTTACCCTGGATTGACTTTGAACCAACATTAGATGCTTGGAGTGATGCATTTTCTGGTAGTCGAGGTAATTTCTTCGGAACTTTTTTCAATTCAGTTTGGATATCTATAGCTGCTAGTTTGATTGCCGTGGTATTTGGATCCATGGCAGCATATGCACTCGTGAGGTTTACTTTTAAAGTAAGACTATTAGCTGGGGTTGTCTTTGCGGCTTCAGGCATGGGCTGCTATATCTTGGCTAAGGAAATATTTAATTGGAAAGACACCACATCAATGGGATTTTCTTTTCTATGTGCTTTGATTCTTAGTATAACAAGTAATCGTTTACCACTACCAGGACCAATTTTAAAAAATAAT
- a CDS encoding TIM barrel protein — protein sequence MKSKPELWEGREDLIGWIHRQGTITGLELVDFNYPEHLEGYSLSEVKIALSEAGLSTGAVCLRYPKHFSLGAFTNPVASLRREAIQLTLNAGQWARELGAKELIVWPAYDGYDYPLQVNYSELWQYVVQSFREVCDVFPELRVSLEPKPTEPRRYFIQNTTGAGLLMILEVDRENMGLTLDFGHCLMAGENPAQSVALVGKHKKLWGMQLNDGFVRPGCEDGMLLGSVHPQQTLECLLWLQRIQYDGHLYFDTFPINEDPVREAEANIRRCTRWWNQAADLEAKGLGNWQSDHDILKTFEEMEEL from the coding sequence ATGAAATCAAAGCCTGAACTTTGGGAAGGTCGAGAAGATCTCATTGGTTGGATTCATCGACAGGGGACAATCACTGGGCTTGAACTTGTTGATTTCAACTACCCTGAACACTTGGAAGGCTATTCACTCTCTGAAGTTAAGATCGCTCTTTCTGAAGCAGGGTTATCGACTGGAGCAGTTTGTCTGAGATATCCAAAGCATTTCAGCTTGGGTGCTTTCACAAATCCAGTTGCATCACTTCGGCGTGAAGCAATCCAGCTGACCTTGAATGCCGGTCAATGGGCAAGGGAGCTAGGTGCGAAAGAATTGATTGTCTGGCCTGCCTATGACGGCTATGACTACCCTCTCCAAGTAAATTACAGTGAACTTTGGCAGTACGTTGTTCAGAGTTTCCGAGAAGTCTGTGATGTTTTTCCAGAACTTAGGGTTTCATTGGAACCGAAACCAACGGAGCCACGCCGTTATTTCATACAGAACACCACAGGGGCTGGATTGTTGATGATATTAGAGGTTGACCGTGAGAACATGGGACTCACACTAGATTTTGGTCACTGCCTGATGGCAGGAGAAAACCCTGCTCAGTCTGTGGCACTGGTTGGAAAGCATAAGAAACTCTGGGGCATGCAGCTCAACGATGGTTTTGTGCGTCCAGGCTGCGAAGATGGGATGCTGCTTGGTTCTGTTCATCCACAACAGACTCTGGAATGCCTCCTCTGGCTTCAACGTATTCAATATGATGGGCACCTGTACTTTGACACATTTCCAATCAATGAAGATCCCGTTCGTGAGGCAGAAGCCAACATTCGACGTTGTACTCGTTGGTGGAATCAGGCCGCTGATCTAGAAGCTAAAGGATTGGGCAACTGGCAATCAGATCATGACATTTTGAAAACTTTCGAAGAAATGGAGGAACTCTGA